Within the Musa acuminata AAA Group cultivar baxijiao chromosome BXJ2-9, Cavendish_Baxijiao_AAA, whole genome shotgun sequence genome, the region TAGTCTTGAAGTCAAAAGGAGCAACAGTGCATTAATTAGCCGAAAAATACTATACAATAAAAAATACGACACGTTATACCTCCCATAGAATTATTATTTTGAGGACATCATAATTCGTGGCTTCTCGAGGATCTAGAAATATGTAGAAGGTTCTGGAATGCATGTCCAAGTGACACTTGCAATGTCATCTTGATGTTGGTGTCATCGTCTCCAACGCAATGGTCATGTCTCTATCACTTTCGAAATAAGATATTAATCAACTTAAATATCTCAACGTAGATATCGAAAGATAAGTATCGTCACAAATTTTTCATGAAGAAAAATATAggcatattttttatgatatataaAAGTTGGGTTTAGCTTTTTAGGCTTTCCCCCTCCTTTCATATATTagatatttatcatgataataaATATGCTAAAATTATGTCAAACCTTGGTGTTTATAAATATATACAAAatcataaaaatctaaaaaatatatattatataatgataatattCCTGTGTTATACTCATGTACTGTAACAATATTGAAACTATGCTAAAGCTTctcattctatatatatatatatatataaccatagTAATTATGGCAAAATCATATCATATATCTCTCTATAAATGACTATAAAATtatgtaaattataaaaatattaaaataaaatattctataatatAATCAAAGAAACTAGGTCATTGGATAATGATCacttgataagatatattttatagCACACAACAAACTCCATGTGTTTAATGGAAGGGAAGAGACTTGAACTAAAAGCAACCTAAGTATAGAAAAATAACGAGAGATGTTGATATCCATCCCaagtaataatattaatatataagtTAACCTTTGATGTGTAAAAGAAACAACTCATCATAATGATATTGAAATATAAGTTAATATTTGATACATAAAAGAAATAACTCATTGTGCTCTTATCGATGATCTAcatcatttttctagataaaaggTTTCAACTTTATTTtatcaagaaaaaaatttatatttttttataaaaataaatgataaatatgagattcgagcatatatatatatatatatatatatatatatatatatatatatatatatatatatatatatatatatatatatatatatatatatatatatatatatcaatgaaGCCATCAAGATCTTTATCaactaagaaaaaaattatattacgaAAGTACTAAATAGAGTCTACTCGAAAATAAACTATTTTATCAATTCATGTgcatagaaaaaatatttaataggaaatataatatttaattatataatacattaataattataaatattttttcaatCAGTAAAGATGTTTCATTTCTCAAATTATAAATTAGAAGTAGCTTACCTAAAAAAGAttctatatatataaagtaaagaCACTTAATGAAATGTTGTCAAATTAATTATGGTATAACAAAAGCAATTTTCCATATAATTAACCAACCTTTTCTTtctaatagatatatatatatatatatttatttatttatttgtgaaaTATAGGAAGCTTGGAGTTTAAGTTTGGGTAACTCTGAAGAAAATTTATAGTTCATCgaagaattttatattttttttatttgatagatGATTTATTATTATGTGTTTTATTAATTTTGTAAATAAAAATCTTCTCAATATTTGGTTTGATTCAATTGGATTGAACACAAGCAGCTCAATCAATAGTTGTGAGTAGGTGATAATTTCCATTTTATCACCTTTGCTTGCAAGAAAAGTTGAGTTGAAACTGAGGACTTTTGTCTCCAAAGGGATGAGAGAGGCGTGTGAGTTTGACTGAGGAAGTGATTCCTTACAAGGCATGCATGacttgcacacacacacacacactcataaTCACAAAAGCATGGTGTCAACTATCTATCTCACCTAACTCACATGGGATCAGTTGAATTGTGTCTCTTCATGATCATCTAAGGTTGGCAAATGCCTAATTGATGTCTTGGTGTGGTGGGAGTAGGCATCATGTAACATTTTACAGCTTAAAGattgactttttttttataatgtaatGAATATAGgatgtttcttttttttgaaaaagaatccacatcttagattttttttcgcgatattatttcttatttttataatattcgtAAAGAACTTTTACATTTCTCATATGCACTTAAAATGTTCTATTATAAGAAAATAGACTTTTCGTTTCAAGTCTCGGTCGATCGAATTCATCACGAGTCGAATCGAATCGATAACGATGTATTTGATTTATCgaattgattaaaatatttttaaattagtttaaatcCATATTAATTACaatcattaattttattatacAAAATGAGTCttaattatctttaattttttaattgaatCTTGAATGGTTGACATGTTCCCAACTATAATTCGATAAAGATGATATTTGATCTCAGAACCTCTTGtgaatattaataatataaaatatcaaattatgagAGTATGATGAGTATACATACAAGTCATCGAGTGAGTTCGAACCATTTACATGTTTGGATCAAACTTGGATACACACAACCAGAATAATTAGTCGGGTGTCTGTTCATGTGACATTAGATTGCACACTTTATGGCTCTGACTTTGCATTACTAACCTGTTGACTCTAGAAATCTTCGACGTATCTATACAAATCCCTGTGTTCTTCACATCTCCTACCTTCCCAATTGCTTTGATGAAAGCTTTCTGGCCTTCCAATCAAATCTTTCTGTCACCCATTTATTGACAACtacgttagagagagagagagagagagagagacagatatAGTCAACGGTTAGCGGGGGTTTAGATGCGGTTGCCCACATGCACACGCCACGTTCCCGTAAACCCGCCGCAACTTCTTACGACTAATGTCATCGTCTCGAGATGGTCGTCGGCcttttattctttttaatttgaattcatttactATGATAtctgatttttaaatttatttaattttaaattaattatatatatatatatatatttagatcaTGTTAGATTAATTAGGATGTCAATAATATCTTCTTATAGTAATGTGAtttactttattttattattaaaatttatatgtatattgttggagttgatgaagctaaCAAGGATGGCATGCTAAGACAATGCCAAGTTGTATGAACTTATAATGTTGAGCAGTTTGCTGCTCTTCTTGCTTGTTTTTGTTGCTTTCAATCTTGATTgccaaatatatttgagacttgaATTTAATCCGAATCTAATATTAAagtaaacacttgatagacaaaaATATAAGTTAGCATTCACGTATGGATCAAAGGATGCACGAAAGACAGTATTTGATAGTGAGTTTTTGAATCGAAATGAAGAGTTAATTTGTTAGACGATTTACGTATAATCATCGACTATATAATATGTTATCGGATTATCAACTTTGAATGATAGTCCTTTTTATTTTACTGTGTTAGAAGTATAACTATTATGTTGTTAATCAAAATTCTCCAAATCCTAAATATTCTTCATTTTGATATGAATGGTAATCTTAATTTGATGATCACATGTCCATTGAGTATTGGTCTTAGCTGGCTAAGCATCAACATTGTTAACATCGAGCCTTGATGTCATAGCCTCAAAATCCACGTGGCAACTATCGATTGAGTTAGATTATCTATCTTTTCGACATCAAACCTCCCTCCACTTaccttaaatataaatatattataattatagttagaattataagtataaaaattataatcatatttatattattaaaaaaattaatatcaagatCTAAAATTAAGTAACCATATATTGAAGTTTAAATAtgcatatatttaaatattatttaaatatttttatctaatttgTAAGTTTGGTATTGTACGATCAaaaaactataataataatgatatgtaATGAgtactagaatttttttttttataattatcctTTCATATGATATAAAGTAGGAACTAAGGGAAGatgagaaaatataataattaaaaagagacaaaaaaagataatttagatATTATCAAGTCCTTTATCTATTCATAGGTGAGAGCTGAGGGCATAAGATAAATAATCAAGAGAATcatattatcattatatttttttattaattaaaatttaattaaatctaTAATACATCTTGCCTAACATAATATAACAAATGAGTGCAACTAAAAATAGAAATACTCATCAATTCAAATATTGAATTTAGATAATATCCATAATCTCTAGGATGTGCTAGGTTAGAGCAGAAAGCATTGAATAGTTAACAAGAAAGTCTCtcacatcaaattcatttcttaagaaatcatatcataattaattttttttaattgatcaataatcataatcaaagttATGATATATTTTATCCAATCAAATAAGACTAATGATATAATAAGAACGAGTGCAACCAAAAATAGATACACTTAAGTCACCGAAAAATCTAAAGTTGGGCTAAAAAGCACTGGAACAAATTATTTCTTTGACATTTTCAACCTACTTATATTAGGTTTGGACAATCTTTTGAGTGAATTTGGGATAAGTCTGGatagaaattttttttacaatattgatattttggtatgatgatttttttttacaaaaacttATCCGAAAAATCTTAAGAAGATATCCGATAATTTAGAAAATTGTgggatcaatttttttattttcatcatttttttctttgcaaaaagaaaaaaacttttgAGATATCTTCGTATCTATGTCTCGACCAGTGTCAACTACACCTACTTCCACTTTAAATGACTTATGTATTTGGGCTTAGGTTCCACTTCAAATTGCTTCTGAAGCAAACCCATATAATTGGGCTCGACGTGGGTTCGCCTTCCTTAAGTAAAATATACTACATGTAACCCAAACTCAAACATTCTGTAGAATATACTGTTTTAGGAACGTATATGTGTGCGTAAATTGTAATATTAAAATTTGGAGTAAATATGATATTTCTAAAATCTGAAAGGATAGATATATCAAacctttatattattattattattactattactattattattattattatccttaTCCATGCGTCTCTCAAAGCCCATCCCTTTCTTCGCCTCCAATGATTGATCTTGGAAATCTCACAATGTCCATCAGTAACTATATGGTTTATGGGGTGGCATTAAAGCTCCCTCCACAATTCACTTCTCCTCTCTCACTCGCTCGCACTCTTTCGTGGCAGGTTTCTGCTGGCAGAGGGGCACATACGGCTCCTCCTCTGGCGTCCAAAGCCCCGCAACCCCTATCCACCTACTGTGCTACCTCCTCGGCTTCCAGCTCTCTATACATACCCAGAGGTCAAAAACTCTCCCATCTTTCTCTTCTCTTGTTCTCTCTATTCTTCTTCGTCTCCGTTCTTGTTCTCTCTATACATACCCAGAGGTCAAGACCTTGTCTTTACCCATTTCTTCCGCTTGTCGCGGTGGTTCCCCTGCTCAGGAATGGAAAAGGAGGGATTTTTCGCCGTGAACTGGCAGCCGAAGATGTATTCCGGGTCCGACGGCGATCAATTGCCGCATTCCTATCTCAGCCTCAGCTGGGGGCAGCCCATGTGCCACTGCCGCGATACCCACTTGGAGTCGGCGCTCAGCTCGCTCGTCTCGTCGCCGTCGTCCAGCACGCCTGCCGGCAACGAAAGCGTCGTCGTCAGTGAGCGCAGCGGCCGGCTCTGCGGCATCTGCAACTCCGGGGAGATATCCCCTCCCTCGCGGTACCAGAGTGCTAACAACACCTCGTGTTACAGGACGCCGCTCGATTCCCCTCCGAAGCTCATTCTTTCCACGATGGGTCACCAGCAGCGGGGCAGGGCACCCCTGCCGATGCCGGGGAATCAAACGGCGGCCGAGCAATTCGCGCCGTTCACAGCCGACTCGGGATTCGCGGAGAGAGCCGCGAGGTTGTCGTACTTTGGAGCGACGAGTGGCGGCGGTCTTGGGGCCCAATTCGGCCTCGCCGAGGCTGTAAAGCTGTCGAGGGTCTCAAGCAGCCAGTCTCTGATGGCAGCCAGCCGGCAACAGATGGGAGCTTCGAACAGCGGCAAGGAGGCACCAATGACGGACGCAGAGAGAACGAAGACGGAGACAAGGTTGAAGCTTGGTGGTCGGACGTCAGGATCTTCGACGCCAGACGAATCGTCGTCAATGTCGGATAGGATGACGACGAGCAGTGCAGAGACCAACTCGAGGAAGCGGAAGTCAGCTCCAAAGGGGGCACCTTTAACATCCTCCAACACGAATCCTCTCAAGGTATGCCTCGAGCTTGACTCTTGCACCACGTAAGTCTCTGATCGAGCACTAAAAAGCCAAGAATTCTCGGTTTGCAGCTGAGCGAGGTGGGAGATTCCGATACAAAGAGATGCAGACCAGCTGAAACCAATGCGACGGCGGTCGAGCCAAAGAAACAGAACAGTGCGAAGCCTTCGGAACCCCCCAAAGACTACATCCATGTCAGGGCGAGAAGGGGACAAGCCACCGCCAGCCACAGCCTCGCGGAGAGGGTGAGCAATCGAACACTTCTTTCTACGGTGATCAGCCTCCTCGTGGCATCAAGTTTGATATTGTCTTCTTCCTCGATTTACCAGGTCAGAAGAGAGAAGATCAGTCAGAGGATGAAGCTTCTGCAGGATCTTGTGCCGGGCTGCAGTAAGGTAACAGATGCTTAACCTGTTCTTGCATCAAGATGAAGTCCTGACTCTTTCGAATCTTAGGCAACCGGCAAAGCGGTAATGCTGGACGAGACCATCAACTACGTGCAGGCATTGCAGCGGCAAGTCGAGGTAGGATCATAGAAGAGAGTCAATTTTCACTTCCCTCGGTGAGCTACTTCGTCATCTGTACTAATGCTGTCACGTTTCAGTTCTTGTCGATGAAGTTGGCGACCTTAAATCCCCAGCTAGACTTCTCATGTGCTCAGCAACCTCTGGGGATCCCTCTCGAGAGCATGGTGGCCAATGGATCTGATGTACATGGATCCCTCTTCGGATAGGCATTTCTGGGAGAACGACCTCCACTTAAGTCTGCCTGCAGAGTGAACCGGAAGACACTTCACATGAAGACTGAATTATGATTATAAGATTTCATAATTTTGTACTAAGTGAGAAATTAGCATTGGAAGCTTTGAACTAACACCATCAGGTCTGAGTGCCGAATTGCAGCAACATTTTCTTCTTGCCTCAGATGTAAGATTGTAATAATATGGGATGGTATGGTTGATGCTATATTGTATTATGATAAGGATGAAATGTGATACCTGTTTGAGCTGGAAGTCAACCATAAATGAATTTGgaacctctcttcttcttcttcagtaaCTTAGCTTCTGTTCCAAGAGGATCAGCATCAAATTGGCTAATtaaagatttgaatttgaaacgGATTGATCGAGGAACAAACCATTGTTCACAAAGTTGAATCACCCAGGCTCTACAGTTCACAATCCAGCTGGAAGCCATGGTGGTCTGAACTCCTTCCATGAATGCCTCGAAACGTCTGCTCTTCTTTTCCTGTCTTATCAGTTGTGGTCTACCATTCAAAGCTGTTTGGTGAATGATGTTTTGCCTCCAAAATTAAGCCAAAGCTTAGATTCACCGGTCTGCAATACTCGAGCAAGGACAAAGGTCTTGGAAGGTCATACGTCATCAACCCCTGCTGAGGTCTACCCTTTTACCTGATTTCTTGTTGCTGAATTATGGTTCTGTACTTCTTTTTAACCACTGCAACTAAATCTGCTAGATGGATTCAAAGCTGTTTGGTGCAGATCCAAATCTCACGGTCATGCTCCTGATCAAAGATAAACAGCCAGGGGGGACACTATCCGGAACATTAGAGGACATGCTGTGGCACCAACCATCCTAATCAGTGAACATCTACGTGTCTTTCCAACCAACCATCACTGAAGCAGCTCGGATTCACAAGCACTTTGTCTCAAATAATATTGATTTGGACTAATCATGTCACACCcactaataattatatatttccgTCCCTTTTAGCACTCTCCAGCTAATATATTTCAATCTCTTTTGACATGGTAGATCTAATGATTCATGTAAGTCTACTGTCTGCATTAGGAATCCATCTCTGTAGGAGAATAGACAGTCTGATCAACTTGAAGGCCTTCACCAAGAAAGAAAAAGTGGCTTCATATCACACATTTGGACTCAAATCTCAATCTCCACATCAGCTATGCTTCAGCAATGATAACTAATATAGAATGTGATTAGGTGAAACATTTACACCAAACAAGATGCACTGCCATGGCAAGAAAGCTTCTCTACCAAGTAGGGCTGGGCAATCTAACTCCCCTCGTATTAAATGCCATAAGATATGTATTGAATTCCTGTTCATACAGCTGGCTAAATCCAGATAAGAGAGTTTAAACATCCTTCTCAACCAACTGGCAATACGATCTTCTATCATTCACCAACTAATCAACATGAATGTCACAAACAAGTTACTGTTCCATGATTTGGGCACATCATGTACcactcatgtcatcaaataccaaTTAAAGTTTAAGATAAGTGACGATCATTAACATGTGATGCAAAAATAGAGGATAGGCTTTGATGTCATGGTAACATTCTTCACTTACAGAGATAAAAGCTGTGTGTTAGTCCTCCTCAGAACCTAATATGGTGTTGGTAAGAGCAGTTGTCCTTTGCTTTTACCAGATCTACGACTGTTAGTTTCTGCTGAGACGTCAGATCTACAGCTGTTTTCTGTAAAACCAAAAAAATTAATCACCACAGAAATAGAAATTCTCTCACTGATTAGccttaaagaaaagaaataaatttgCTGAAAGTTAATGTTCAGTACTAAAGTACTAATGCTTACACACATGTAAACAAAAAACAAGTTACTGTGAGGGAGATTAGTATCTTCTGGGATGCAATCTCAGAGAACATGACCAGTTCTCACGATTGGTGAGAACCAGAAATTGTAGATGGTGATTCATGACACACAAGTGCTACATTACCATCGTTTAAGGTGTTGTACAACATGTCTTTTCCTGGTGATACAAACATATTGCTGGCATGTTCCTTTAGAATTTTTAGATATTGCACCTATCATAACCAGCAAACCATGAATTAGGATCTGTGTCCATTGATAATTCAGTATCCCCTCTCTTGCAGAAAGGTTCAAAGTCCTCTGTCCATCTCTGCTCACTCTTTCCTTCCTCAGATTTGGGCACTTCAGAATCATCAAATTCAGTGTGTTCAAGAGCTTCTTTTGATGAACGTGATTCTGCAAGTATCTGTTTCAACGAAATAATTTCTCTATCATGATTCTTCTTCAAGCTATCTATCTCTTCGTTTGCCTTCTCAGTCTCTTTCTCTGCCAGTAATGCTCTTTTCTGCAAGATGTAGAGCAAAGTAAGAAATATAAGCATAGATCAAccgaaagtaaaaaaataaaagggtTCAGAAAGAGAATTAAGATATAAGCATAAACCAACTGAACATACAACACAGGATTTTATTTAGTAATATCCAATAGATGTTTGACCATAACTGACTTGGCACCAGAGAATATATATTCATGAACCATTTGTTGCTTAATCTTGGTGAGATATAAGAAATTTTTTGTGGTATTTTGTGGTGAGATATAAGGAATATATCATTCTTTATCCCTCTAACAGGCCTCCAACATCAGCAACTGATTATACTGTTTAGATAAAATCAACACTATTTGAAGGTAATAACCAAAGCAATGCTACAAAAGGTCCTTAAAGTATGAGCCTAAGCCAGTAAGTAACCATAAACAAAAATCATGAAGGAGACTAAAGGTAAAAGGTGTGATTTCTCTTATCATTTGATAGACAGCAGGTGCCCATGATAAAGAATAAAGCATACTCTATgtcctctctcttttttatgctAGTAATAAGTTGTACTTGGTATTTCCGTAGAGCCTTCAGGACATGTACAACAGCCAAACAATGTATATACAGTTGTACATATGAATCTTGATGTGGGAACAAATTtacggggaaaaaaaaaaaagaaaggtacCTCAGCAATTGCAGCAGTTTCCTCTGCTTCTTTTAGCCGCACAAGAAGCTCACCAGCAGCCTGTAGAGCTTCAGCAGTGTCTCTGAGTTGGGTTTGAAGGGCTTTATTTTCATTCCGCCATTGTTGCCTTTCCCTTCCTCTTTCTGATTTTAAGACTGAAATTTCAGCTGCAAGAGATTTAACGAACTTTGACTCAGCATCCTTGACTCCCACTTCTGCTGCTGCTTCCATAACATTATCAATATCATCACTGATTTTCCGATTTCTTAAAAGCAGTGCAGTGTGTTTCTCCTGAAGTTCAGCATACTGTTCTAGAATGCGGGTATGACCCTGCATAGCAGTTTGTAGTGCCTCTTTCAGCTCCTCGGCACATTTTTTCTCAGATTCAAGTTCCAATTTTAATTTTTCAGCCACAGATCGACTTGCTTCAAGTGCAAGCTTAAGTTCTTCAACAAGAGAAGAATTGCTCTCTCTTTCTGTCCAACTACCCTTCTCTACTTCGACTTTATTACCAGCACTTATTTCATCCAAATCTGTTGTTGTGCTGAGTCTGCCCTGATGAGTTAATTGAATCAAAGAACAAGGTTTTTTGGTTGATTCAGCAGAAGAGGATTCCATGTAGTATTTCAATTGACTTCTTAAATCCTGAATCTCTTCCATTAAAACATCCCTCTCGCCCATAACAAAGAAGTTTCTATAGCCATCAAGCTCATCTTGCACTCTTTTCAGCTCGATATTTACCCGTGAAACTTCTGGATCATTCTTGTATTTCTCTTTGAGAAGCTACAGTTTGACATTAAAGTTTTAAAATCAGTAAAGAAGTTTTGATAAAAAGCTTGGTAACTGCAGAAATGAAAGGATATCAAACACAGAAACAAGTATCTGTAAGACCTTATGTTCATTCACAAGAGCAATAAACTCTTCCTCCATGAACTCCTCGGTAGGCAGAATACCATCCATAAGCCTCTCAAGACGAGAGATTTTATCCTCACGGGTTTGAGCAATCATTGCATTGCATTCCCGTTCATATTTATATTGTTGGACCTGCAAGATC harbors:
- the LOC135622693 gene encoding transcription factor bHLH62-like yields the protein MSISNYMVYGVALKLPPQFTSPLSLARTLSWQVSAGRGAHTAPPLASKAPQPLSTYCATSSASSSLYIPRGMEKEGFFAVNWQPKMYSGSDGDQLPHSYLSLSWGQPMCHCRDTHLESALSSLVSSPSSSTPAGNESVVVSERSGRLCGICNSGEISPPSRYQSANNTSCYRTPLDSPPKLILSTMGHQQRGRAPLPMPGNQTAAEQFAPFTADSGFAERAARLSYFGATSGGGLGAQFGLAEAVKLSRVSSSQSLMAASRQQMGASNSGKEAPMTDAERTKTETRLKLGGRTSGSSTPDESSSMSDRMTTSSAETNSRKRKSAPKGAPLTSSNTNPLKLSEVGDSDTKRCRPAETNATAVEPKKQNSAKPSEPPKDYIHVRARRGQATASHSLAERVRREKISQRMKLLQDLVPGCSKATGKAVMLDETINYVQALQRQVEFLSMKLATLNPQLDFSCAQQPLGIPLESMVANGSDVHGSLFG